One part of the Glycine soja cultivar W05 chromosome 11, ASM419377v2, whole genome shotgun sequence genome encodes these proteins:
- the LOC114375587 gene encoding transcription factor MYB46-like, giving the protein MRKPEACNNNTKNNSNKKLRKGLWSPEEDDKLMNYMLNHGQGCWSDVARNAGLQRCGKSCRLRWINYLRPDLKRGAFSPQEEELIIHFHSLLGNRWSQIAARLPGRTDNEIKNFWNSTIKKRLKNMSSTTTTTSTSPNASETSISEPSNKDLNNMGGFISTLHNKHAGFVPMFGSSPSPSMMQTSTVFNNMIERFPMLEQGLINMPASGGYFEGTGSTPCFSQCEVDNNKGSCYLENEVFESVNIGVEGDMFVPPLENVTCKREETTNSSYFDADINSILNNCNNIGIAENKAHHGVENLFQQELATATGEWDFEELMKDVSSFPFLDFSY; this is encoded by the exons ATGAGGAAGCCAGAAGCgtgtaataataatactaaaaacaATAGCAACAAGAAGCTTAGAAAGGGGTTGTGGTCACCTGAAGAAGATGACAAGCTCATGAACTACATGCTAAACCATGGACAAGGGTGTTGGAGCGATGTGGCAAGAAATGCTGGCCTCCAAAGGTGTGGCAAAAGTTGTCGCCTTCGATGGATCAATTACTTGAGGCCTGATCTTAAGAGAGGTGCATTCTCACCCCAAGAAGAGGAACTCATCATCCACTTCCATTCCCTTCTTGGAAACAG ATGGTCTCAAATAGCGGCGCGTTTGCCTGGGCGAACCgacaatgaaataaaaaacttttggaaTTCAACGATaaagaaaagactcaagaaCATGTCGTCCACGACGACCACAACCTCAACCTCACCAAATGCAAGCGAGACCTCAATATCCGAGCCTAGTAATAAGGACCTCAACAACATGGGAGGGTTTATTTCCACACTACATAATAAACATGCAGGTTTTGTTCCTATGTTCGGTTCATCTCCATCACCATCAATGATGCAAACCAGTACAGTTTTCAATAACATGATTGAAAGGTTTCCTATGCTGGAGCAAGGACTGATTAACATGCCAGCTTCTGGAGGGTACTTCGAAGGCACAGGTAGTACTCCTTGCTTTTCGCAATGTGAAGTTGACAACAATAAAGGTTCTTGTTATTTAGAAAACGAAGTGTTTGAGAGTGTAAATATCGGGGTAGAAGGGGATATGTTTGTTCCTCCCCTTGAGAATGTTACATGCAAGAGAGAAGAAACAACTAACAGCAGTTACTTTGACGCTGACATAAATAGTATCCTTAATAACTGCAACAATATTGGCATAGCTGAAAATAAGGCTCATCATGGGGTGGAGAATTTGTTTCAGCAAGAGTTAGCCACTGCCACAGGAGAATGGGACTTTGAAGAGTTGATGAAAGATGTTTCCTCCTTTCCATTTCTTGATTTTTCATACTGA
- the LOC114374306 gene encoding aldehyde dehydrogenase family 3 member F1-like: protein MKYTGEALGRDLENVRKYYGSGKTKEASWRESQLKGLHNFLVEKEEEILRALKHDLGKHYVEAFRDEVGTLMKTLNLASKSLKNWMAGKEAKLPRIALLSSAEIVPEPLGLVLIISSWNFPFGLSLEPLIGAIAAGNSVVLKPSELSPTCSSLLATFLPTYLDNNAIKVIQGGPEVGELLLQQRWDKIFFTGSARVGRIVMSAAAVHLTPVTLELGGKCPAIIDSLSSSWDKEVAVKRILVAKFGACGGQACIAIDYVLVEKSFSSTLVTLMKEWIKKLFGENPKVSNTIARIVNKNHFMRLKNLLTEPRVKESVVYGGSMDENDLFIEPTILLDPPLDSAIMAEEIFGPVLPIITVEKIEESVEFISSRPKALAIYAFTKNQTLQRRLVSETSSGSLVFNDAILQYVADTLPFGGVGECGFGKYHGKFSFDAFSHHKAVARRSYLTDFWFRFPPWTLNKLQLLEVSYNLDYLGILLVLLGLKKSKRPLFQACN from the exons ATGAAGTACACTGGGGAAGCTTTGGGAAGAGATCTTGAGAACGTGAGGAAGTACTACGGGAGTGGAAAAACAAAGGAAGCATCATGGAGAGAATCACAGCTTAAAGGGTTGCACAATTTTCTCgttgaaaaagaggaagaaatttTGAGGGCCCTCAAGCATGATTTGGGGAAGCATTACGTGGAGGCTTTTAGAGACGAG GTTGGAACATTAATGAAGACCTTAAACTTGGCAAGCAAGTCTTTGAAAAATTGGATGGCAGGCAAAGAG GCAAAGCTGCCACGAATAGCACTGCTTTCAAGTGCAGAGATAGTTCCTGAGCCACTTGGTCTTGTTCTCATAATCTCATCATGGAACTTTCCCTTTG GACTTTCCTTGGAGCCACTGATAGGAGCAATAGCTGCTGGAAACAGTGTGGTTCTAAAGCCTTCAGAGTTGTCCCCTACTTGCTCTTCTCTTTTAGCCACTTTCCTCCCAACTTACTTGGACAATAATGCCATTAAGGTCATCCAAGGTGGACCAGAAGTGGGGGAGCTACTCTTGCAGCAAAGATGGGACAAGATTTTCTTCACAG GAAGTGCAAGGGTAGGGCGGATTGTTATGTCTGCAGCAGCTGTGCATCTGACGCCTGTGACTTTGGAGTTAGGTGGAAAATGCCCAGCCATAATTgattctctttcttcttcttgggACAAAGAG GTGGCTGTGAAGCGAATTTTGGTGGCAAAATTTGGGGCTTGTGGGGGACAGGCATGCATAGCAATCGATTATGTCCTTGTGGAGAAGAGCTTCAGTTCTACATTG gtGACATTAATGAAGGAATGGATTAAGAAACTGTTTGGAGAAAACCCCAAGGTGTCCAACACTATTGCAAGGATagttaataaaaatcatttcatgAGACTCAAGAATCTTCTCACTGAGCCAAGGGTCAAAGAATCGGTGGTTTATGGTGGTTCAATGGATGAAAATGACTT ATTTATTGAACCGACAATATTGCTGGATCCGCCACTTGATTCAGCAATCATGGCTGAAGAAATCTTTGGCCCTGTACTTCCAATTATCACC GTGGAGAAGATTGAAGAGAGTGTTGAGTTCATAAGCTCAAGGCCTAAAGCTTTAGCTATTTATGCCTTCACGAAAAACCAGACTCTGCAGAGAAGATTGGTATCTGAAACATCATCCGGAAGTCTTGTATTCAACGATGCAATTCTACAA TACGTAGCGGATACCCTACCATTTGGAGGAGTTGGTGAATGTGGGTTTGGCAAGTACCATGGAAAGTTCTCCTTTGATGCGTTCAGTCACCATAAGGCTGTGGCTAGAAGAAGTTACTTGACTGATTTTTGGTTCAGGTTCCCTCCATGGACTCTTAATAAGCTCCAACTACTTGAGGTGTCTTACAATTTAGACTACCTTGGAATACTTCTAGTTCTGCTCGGCTTAAAGAAATCAAAACGGCCACTATTTCAGGCTTGTAATTGA